A genomic region of Caenorhabditis elegans chromosome V contains the following coding sequences:
- the clec-32 gene encoding C-type lectin domain-containing protein (Partially confirmed by transcript evidence) — protein MSESYVFEELDCDEPTNEQTRFKRLQHVVSGQWKNILIGLLSQTLYATFLVLLTYFLTKGRVYETEIVTSSTFPALPSTSSKADSTSASTTTLLTPAPSNINTCVFGFTYINGKCWRLFTDPQTRENADSVCMSYGGSTLFSIRNEQENNAIFDFVSNSSVDYFWTGLICKGNTISSCIWDKESGSADGYDNFSDDYPDVAIGECVYFITTGSEAGKWKSGSCNPTMSFICELPPTIQDNNCENNYNNHCYLRYDLSYTVAQSQKFCRSICGNLVSITSANENRYVQSIYIGGGYITLGAVVPNVNIIYWMDGSPATYNNIQHYTNGTCLFLNLAWDSTDHWYTVDCAEESWFLCKRSTGANYIC, from the exons ATGTCAGAGTCTTATGTGTTTGAAGAGCTAGACTGTGATGAGCCCACCAATGAACAAACGCGTTTTAAACGGCTGCAACATGTTGTTTCTGGTCagtggaaaaatatattgattggATTGTTATCTCAAACTTTGTACGCGACTTTTTTGGTTCTATTAACCTACTTTTTGACGAAAGGACGTGTATATGAAACAG AAATTGTGACGAGCTCTACATTTCCAGCGTTACCTAGCACATCTTCAAAAGCTG ATTCAACGTCTGCATCCACTACAACATTGCTGACTCCGG CACCCTCAAACATCAATACTTGCGTCTTCGGCTTCACCTACATTAATGGTAAATGTTGGCGACTATTCACTGATCCCCAAACACGAGAAAATGCTGACTCTGTTTGTATGAGCTACGGTGGTTCGACACTTTTCTCGATTAGAAATGAACAG gaaaataatgcaatttttgattttgtgtcAAACAGTAGTGTTGATTATTTCTGGACAGGGTTGATTTGTAAAGGGAATACTATTTCTTCGTGCATTTGGGATAAGGAAAGTGGATCCGCAGACGGCTATGATAACTTTTCAGACG ATTATCCTGACGTGGCCATTGGGGAGTGCGTTTACTTCATCACTACTGGATCAGAagctggaaaatggaaaagtggctcgtGCAATCCGACAATGAGTTTCATATGCGAACTACCTCCAACAATTCAGG ACAACAATTGCGAGAACAATTACAACAATCATTGTTACCTACGCTACGATTTGTCCTACACTGTTGCTCAAAGTCAGAAGTTCTGCAGATCAATATGCGGCAACCTCGTTTCAATCACATCGGCCAATGAAAATCGTTACGTTCAATCAATATACATTGGCGGTGGATATATTACACTTGGCGCAGTGGTTCCAAATGTCAACATCATATACTGGATGGATGGATCACCAGCGACATATAATAATATTCAACATTATACAAATGGAACTTGTCTCTTTCTGAATCTTGCATGGGACAGTACCGATCACTGGTACACTGTCGATTGCGCCGAAGAATCATGGTTTCTGTGTAAACGGTCCACAGGAGCTAACTATATTTGTTGA